The genomic region ggcgcgGGGGCGAGCACAGCACAGGGAAGGCAAACAAacaaagtggcggaatcagaattaaatataaacaatatatcgatatatacgatatgtccaaatccatatcgagttgaaaaaatatctcgatatattttaaatatcgagatatcgcccacccctaatcagaaattatatatatttttagcaaagtaagaactaatataacaactaagaaacaaatgtgtaagctacaaagttgcacaagtcaggattagtgtacaaatgcgtgttaaactcacagctcgtgTAGTGATTAAGCGCAGCATTCTGAACAGAAACGCTCTGTGTCAAGAGCTGCTCGcgtgaacactgcactttgcttaattaaatatcttcgaatcgttttgtttaaaagtggccatttcaagctttctatatgcatatttctcatgtctgtaaggcaagtagcctgctgagtttcggtttatttacgAGAcacgcgctccagttcatgagcaatgaaagcgatcACTTCCACGACTTCATGTCACGATTATGGTCTGccatttgctttttatttattaaatccaggcaattagcctaagaaacctttttttaaattaagatacaatttaaacaaaacgaaagaaatgctttctacaaaacaaaacttaatattaaactaaatataaccaccaaaatcatttctgacccacttgcTACTTTTCACTTATCATAAtaagatgaaatgtaaaaataatattataatatttaaacataaatatgaaggaaaaaacacattttttaatggctacaacaaagtaagctagaGATAAATGtttgagctggatttgagcaaacatcagttatttaacattatataatgttaaatttaacatttaacaattaacattatataaacatAGGATTATCGAGCGGAgacaagtcaactttatttaaatagcgcttttacaatgacgatagTTTCAAAGCAtcttcaaagtgttaaacaagaaattattgcaacaaaatttgattcacaCACAGATCAACAGTagtcgctgtggagaaaacaGCAATGTTATCAACTTATTTAAGTTTATCAATGTTAGTTTTAACATGAGTCTCACCAGTCAGTTTCGCtgcgctttgctcattacaggctcgttctcatcAGAACGCCCACATATTAaaaaatggtcgggtttaaatcgggcttGGGCTCATAATTATTTGTCGGgccgggcttgattttttttgagtCCGATCTAACCTCTTGGTGTCGGTGAGTACCAAAAAATGAACGTATAGGGCTTGTTCTGGAAAAAGTGgtattggtgcatccctactgattATAATTGTGCATATGTTCAGAATGGCAAATTTCTGGATTAATATTTTTCCGGTAATCTACCAGTCTAAAGTCTGgcggatttttttttaatgtttttgaaataaagcCTCTTATGCTCTTcattgctgcatttatttgattaaaatatctatttacaaccctataaattgtccctaggatgtaatgctctgtttttgacttatttggaagagtcatgaatattaatgttcagctctgctctgattggcttatttcaacaGCTAACAGCAGTTCAGTAAAGCGGCTCATgggtcctgacagaacacagaccaactaaatgacacttttaggcaaaacatctcaaatggagattgataaaatgcagcttacttgtttatttggtgttttcagataatttgcgcgcgagaaagagctcgcgttcgtgtggttgccagatttcagtaattaaatccgtATACTCTCcggtttttacctaaacatgtccaatctggtaACCATATGCtcgcgagctctctctcgcgcacggacgatctgaaaacaccaataaacaagttgtTTAGATGTTCTActtaaagtgtgtcattcagcctacattttagacttgtcttttttcgtcaacgatattgcatgtttatataacgttagtcacaatgtaggctaacgttatgcagtgactgtgatgtagcctaatctgaaaaacatcataggaaacaccatacttcagttctcaaaaatataaatatataacttacatttttacaaaaatgaaTCGTTTTAACTTGTAttgtggaaaaggtgacgtttgctagaaggatcgagtgaacgatctaagcaaagtatctacggttgtattttgtaagtaagggataatgtacacccagccggttgttatcgcagaataaaccccgacagagtgatcaggaccccgaagCGAAGCGGAGGgatcttgcatcactctgaaggggtttattctacataacaaccggctgggtttacattatcctgcttattacacggctactagtctcaaataaattagacacaaaatattgtcttgagattaaatattttattagctcctACGCAAAgtttccgcgaagaaaaacagttccaaactgctttaagcctttatcttttgctgctaaatgttgaaaatgaatgctgaaagggttagttcacccaaaaatgaaaccaaacctatgatttactcaccctcaagtcattatataacatattacattatataatgtaacatatattacattatataacaTACCGCTGGTATGCgcgactgaccaatcagaatcaagtatttcacagaggcgtgtaataatacaaaataatattaccctttgtcattagacacactatttagttttgtatggtacttggtgtttcctattgttactgtactagcatcttgcgttatctagacaatgctgtctctctaagaaactctcaatttaatcagaaattgtttaaacggtcaataagtggataaaatcgctacttactgcttgcaggaatataaacatcaaccatgactgttgatcTGTGGGAAGGTTAGAAAAGTCCTCAGGtctctcctgcacagcctggaacatgaagtgtgtccatgcgagcagcttgtttaCCTGATGATTCACTCCGTCATTTCCGCCTGACATTGCacgtttggacagatgcaaatgttgggggcgtgcatataaatgatccccaatgcttgcgttactgttgggtttatgttaagaagtatttttttttcggtggagttttggattcactaaatttacataagaagtaggaggcaatgatgtttgagaatCACAGTATGtaatgtccatgtactgaactcttattatttcgccatggcaaggttaattaaatttttcattctaacTTAACCTCAGTCTCTGAAACTATTTGTAGTTCTTTAGTGTGCCAGAATTGCATAATCTTGTCTGTTATTCTGTGTTTTCATCGTGACCGTCCTTCTGTCTCAGAGATGTTTTATTCGATGGGTCCTGGCTATATGACTAGCAGTGTGTTGTCAACACGCTCTGGGAGTGAATTATCTGACAGCGATATGGAGTCGTCCATTCATAGCCAGAGCAGCCTGGCTCAAGCAAACCCTCCACAGGTCAGTGCTTATATGTGCAAAGGATTTTTCTCAAGTTTAGCAAGTTTTGTATTTCCATTGTTTAGAGACAGTGAATAATTCAAgtgtcaactttttttttagagaATGAAAAACCAAAAAATTGCATGAGTTGAATAGCTTTGTtccaaaaacatttataattaagTCACATTAGATTTGCTCTACATACACATTAGTACACATTAGTATTTTGTTGTATTCAAAATCATATAGACCATATACAGTTCCAGTAGCTCAAAAAGTAGAGCTTGGCGCTAACAACACCagggtcatgggtttgatttccAGGGAATGCATGAACTGATAAACAGTATACTTTTATACAAGCATATGCCAAAAACATAAATGTGTAATATGCAGGATCTAAGAAAGCACACTTTCCCTTAtacattcaaatacattttattttaatataataatgttgGTCAAGTCCATGGACCTGTTATGCATCACCTACCCATGTAGGGTGTGTATGATTGGCTTGCTCTTCATGACACGTCTCTTACAGGGAATGCTCAACTGTCCTCGTCGTTATCCTGTACCAGGATCCTTATCTAGTTTGCCTCAATGTAGCAGACCTCCAAGTATGTatttaaagctgttttaaacAAGCAGACATTTTGTACGTCAATGCATTCCATTAAGTGTTTATCTTGCAATCTGTCAAATGTGTTTTCATTCGTCTTTTTCCCCAAATAGAACGGTCATCTCGAAGTGGCCAAACAGAGCCATTGAAACCAGACTCATTGCTTCGCCTCTCCCTGGGCGGAGTCACCCTGACTCTGTTAGAGCAGGATCCGCCTCCTGGGCCAGATGGGCTGTCCTCATTGGCTGAGGTTTCACAGTTGTTTTTCCGTGAGCTTGCGTTCTTTAAGGACAGTATGTTTGGCGAGAGAGACTTCCAGAACCTGAGAGGAAGCTTTGCTAAAGCATGTGCCCACTCCCACATCAGGTACGACAGAAATCATCTACTATGCTCACTGATTTCATATGTATGTACACACACTCCTTTTCACTTCCTCTGACCTCTGATTTTCAGGGTGACCGGTGCAGCAGTGCAACTAGCATGTGAGATGCGTAGTGCAGGGCGACACATCCGAGCCACGACCTCCGATCTCTCCTTCAGCAGGCTGGAACTGCTGGAGTGCCTCTGGGACTCGGGCAGTCCACAGTACACAGAAGTAATCAGCACATCTTCAGACTCTTACACCCAAATGCTATTATCCATCAGGCTTTTTGGGTTGGATGAAAGGTTCACATTCACATCCTTTGAAGACCCCTCGTAAAATTAGTTTCTTTTTACCAAAATCTGTCATAATATATCTGGCCTGACATTTATCTGTCCTAACTTAATTTTACTATTAAGTTCAGCAACTATCTTCCCAAGCTTGTCATGAAAATTGCTTATAAaccagtttttttcttcttctcaatTCTGCCCCTTGAGGTCCACTTTCCTGCCGAGTTTTGCTCCAACCCTAATTTAATCAAGGTTAACGCTAAACTGCGGGAATGCGAATCTCGAGGGACAGAGTTGAGAAACCCTTGCTTAAGGCTCCCTGTGGTttccaaaataaataatgttgtaTGTTTACCATTTTAGGAGAAATTAAGCCctaaattttgttattttatttgtactGTAAATCAAACTATAATAATCaacataataatattattatatattttcaggatattggctgtttattagtacaaaaactaccttactaactattaataagcagtaaattaggagtttgagACAAAAGTCGTAGTGAATAtgttaatagtgaatatttttttcccatactaaaatgttacaattataataatttaaatcaaatgcattaattaatgttacCTAATGCTGAATACCTTTCATGCTAATATTTGAACTCTTACTTCACGTAAAGGGCTCTAAAGTCCTGTTTTTCATTATATGTCCTCTTCAAAACACATTTGCTACATCATTTTGCAGAATATGTTTTATTtcttagttgtttttttttaccctgtTGCACTCTGGAACTAAAATCTGGATGGTCAAAAGTCAAAGAAAATTGCCAGTTGTTCACCAGAATATTACAGTTGTGTAATGGTTTAATACAGTCACCTCAATAGCTTAGCCAACTGCTCAAGGATAATTTTAAACAGATGTGAATACACTTTGAGTTATGACAAGTCAGACGGCCAAAAGCTTGCAAATCCCAGCAGGAAACATCTTGCAGGCTGATGAAGGTTCTGGAAGAGTTCTTTTGAAATGCACATATTTTTCTTCTCCCCAGCTTTTGCAGTTCCAGTCAGCCGGTCTCTTCACGATGGGCACCACTGCCAGACCCTGTGCCCAGTTCCACCATAGTCTGTCTGAGAAGCACATGCGTAAGGTACTAAGCTTGCAGAATCTTATGGCATTGACTTGTGAAAAGTGTTCTTGTCATTTATATGTTCAATATAGGTCTAAATTAAACTGTTCTTGCTGTTTTCTGTCATGTAGAGTGGAAGCAGGCGGCGTGTGGTACGCAGAGACAGCTCACTCCAGGTTGAGCTTGGAGAGCTAAGCTCTGAGTTGGACCTTGACATTCTGGGCCGACTGGAGGACATCCTGCAGGCCCTTAGCCACTGTCCATCACCACCCCAAAGAAACACTGTGCATGCTGCAGAGGTCTCTAGATTAAAAAACAGAATCCCATTATTCACCAAAAACGTGTCTTGgtttatttttaaactattGACAATGAAATTTGTTCTAATGTATAGTTAAttcctctctctttttctctgcaGTCTCATTTGTTGGAGCTCCACTCTTCTCTCCTGCTTCATTCTCCTTATGCCGTGCTGAAGGTCCGTTTCCCCATCCCTGACCTTCGACCCCCAGGGCTGAGGCGGCCCCTAAGCCAGCGGGCAGTGCGCAACGAGATCTTGAGTCTGCAGATCTCTAATCTGGAGCTGAAGTCTCAGCAGGGGCCAGACATTGAGCAGGACGGCCCTTGCAACCCAGGGGCCAAACTTACCAAACTACTAGAGGCCTGTTTTACTGATCTGCACGGTAACGCATCTAAAGATCAAAAGAAGCATTTATTATTTTCAGTTAACATTCACGTTACcgctaatacttttattcagcatgaacacattaaattgatcaaaagtaacagtaaagacattttataatgttaaaacattgataataattagaaatgtttcttgagaagcaaatcatcatattagaatgatttctgaatgatcatgtgactgaagactggagtaatgatgctgaaaatttgcCAGCACAGACTAGTTACAATTAtcatataataatacaattattattatggattaaactaaaacatattttaaattgtaatataaaatgtagattttaataatatttctcaatattgctgtatttttgatcaaataaatgcagccttgtagAAGCATGAAACTTCTTTCAGAAACAACCCCTAACAAATATAGTATATTCAGTATATAGGGTCTGTCTCTTGCCTTAGCCCAGCCTTATATGCTGGTCtaaatgtgttgtttttgtCTTAACAAGATGAAATTCAATTCTCATTTACATGTTTTATAAATGTTGCTGGTCAGTGCACGTTTTTCTAAAAGGATTTTTCTAGattttgtttctgttttgctCCGTTTAGATTCTTTCTACCGTCTAGTGTTGAGAATACAATGATaaatttttttctaaattaatctggtgtgttgtgtgtgtgtgtgtgtgtgtgtgtgtgtgttttaggagTGTTTGAGGGCTGGGAGGGAGAGGCATTTCCCTGTATCCGTGTGCAGAAGAGCCCAGATCCGCAGAACCCTGATGGCATTCCCAGGTATGTTAGCAACTGTATGTCTCTGAGATTATGATTTgggtaaaataaaatacaatacagTACAATGTTATACAAATCTTTTGatggattaaaacaacaaatGTTAGGGAAATCAATCTTGGCTCTCGTCTCTTTTCCACCTGTAGGATTCAGgtgcgagtgagtgagggagCAGGCTCTGAtagtgtgggtgtgtgtgaagGGGTGAACAGAGATCTGGGACTGGGCTCCATGTCTCTGGAGAACCCATGTGAACTACGAGAGAAGAACAGTTCTCCCTTCTCATCCAACCGCACCATGTTTGAGACGGAAGAGGTATGTCcagtctgcctgtctgtctttctttcattctcataCTTGACTCATTCTCTGGTTCTTTCTCAGATGGTGATCCCAGCTGACCCAGAGGAGATGGAAGAATTTCAGTCTCAGTGTATATGTCAGTGTCAGTATGTGGTCGATATCACGTTTCCTGTAGCTTACATTCTTCTGCCCAGTAAAGAGGCTTTTCTAAGCATCTATAACAGGTAttactcaacacacacattcaagaGAACTTTTAAAGCTTAATctcttaaacatttatttaaaatagcctTTTTTAGTATGAACATTTCAGGTTTATAGGCATGTTGTATCGGGTACAAAATATTaactattaatatatattttttttttttcaggattaatAATGACCTGCTGATGTGGGAgccccctccacctcctccgTCCCCTCCTCCTGCTCCTCCTTCATCTTTTCAAAGTTCTCGTAGTCCCTCCCATCAGCAAAAACTTGAAGATGATGAATTTTACCTCTGTAAATCTGCCTTCAGGCTGGGTCAGTCAtgatcatatttcatatttcaaaTTATGAAAATTTTTGCTCAgggttatttttgtattatttatatactatttacTATTCAGAATTTTAGTTTTtgtattttctgttttaattttaatttatgttttagtaattttgttgtacttttgtcatttttattagtttttaatgtttctatatatagcgtctattatttcagttttagttttatttactttcagctcatttcaatttattgtcaatgcaaaaaaaaaaattataattcaatatttagattttatttgtataacacAGTTTTAGACTGTGCTGTGTTGAAAATCCTTTACCTAATTTGGTTTTCCtggtcaaaaatgaccggcATTTGGCTATATTATTATCacatattgtattatttttggaGCTGACTGGTTGATCTGAGCTTATGCATCTCAGTGTTAACTCAAGCTTATTTacctcaacaacaaaaaaactgagGTGCATGCACTCAAACTATAAAGGTAACAAggtggggacatttttggggggaaatttttATACCCTGTGTGAGCAAAGTAAGTTGTAATCCAATGTGATGATAGTAACTAGCAattttcagaaaaaaattgtCAAAATGACTGAAATACAACACGAGGGTTAAAAATTGATTGCTAGTCTTTTCATTATCATGCCAGAATCTGACTCTGAGGAAGAGGAGCCTCACTTCTACTCAGCCAAGCAATCAAAAAGGAGGAAACAATTAGAGCCTCAGTCCAGCCATGCCCTCAGTCTGCTCTGTTTAACGGTGCTCATTGGCAAAGGTCGCCTTCAAGCCATTACAGATAGCAAGGTAAATTAACTGGAAAATTGCTTGATTTCAGAAGTGATATCAATGACAGTAAAATGTAACATTACCAATTAAATTCACATTTCACAAATTTTGATACCATTCTCTTTAAGAATGAAGCTGGACGTAAAGTGGACCTCTGTCATGGAGAACTCATTTTGGACTTGGAAGGGGGCAAGATTTTTAGTGTGACGCAACACCAGAACAATCCCAATCTCAACTTCCTGACCatagagagcaaaagagtggagCTGTATCATAAAGGTGAGCTGTTTAGATCACATCTAACCTCTTCCTGTAGTTTTTGCATGGTGAAAAAGTGACTATCCTGTTCCTAATTGACAAATGATTCGTGCATCTTTGGCTCTATATAGCGGAAGTACCGGACTCCCCTATTCCTGTGAAACTGGAAATGCCCAGGTTTACTTGCCCAGGTCACTTGGACCCTACCATTTACCCCACAGAGGTGGGAGTGAGCAGCGTCAGTGGCCGAGAAACTGGCGTTCAAATGTTGTCGACTGCCATTCAAATCACTTTAGATCTTGAGAGGAATGTGAAGGTTAGTGCAATATTTTCGTTATCTGCATGCATACAGCATACTTGCAAAATGTACTGTAACTCTGTTGCTTAATGTGACTATAAGGCGTTAAGATATTATATGATCGTTGTTTTGCCTCTTACTCAATAATAGGATGATTGTTGTTTGTTTCTTATAAGTATTCATCTAATTTTCTCTGTAGGAGTTTCTGGTCGCGCTGAGACTCCATGGTGCTACTTTACGACATCACATGGCATTGACCAATCATAGCTGGCATGAGCAGGTATCTGTTGGCAACTAGATACGATACATACTTTAAATAGGCATATAGATCTCTCAAGAATGTCTGGCTGATTTGTATCATTCTCTATCCAGATTGTTGATTTCCTTGATGTCATCGACGATGACATTTTAGGCTACACCGCACCTGCTGTCATCACAGTTCTTCACACACACCTGGCCACCTGTGCAGTGGACTACAGGTATTGTATTAACACTGAATGTTTGGTGAAGTCTGACAAATACTTTTTGTTCTTTCTGTAAACATTCTTTGTCTTCACCCTCCAGGCCTCTTTATCTTCCTCTGCGAGTTTTGTTTACAGCCGAGTCCTTTTCTTTGTCCAGTAACATCATTGTGGACACCGCGACCTTTCACCTCAGGTACTGGTGACTGTAGTGTGATCCGAAACGGTTGTACAGAGATTAATTGGTTGGATCTAACCACTCTGAAATTTACTTTTAGGTTTATCTTAGATGACTCTGCATTGTACCTGTCTGATAAATGTGAAAGCGAGACAGTGGATTTGAGGCGAGGTACAGAACAAGCATAGCTTTTAAAATCTGAATGTCCATTAATGCCTGAATGTGGGCTACCTCTAATCATATTGTGTTTGTCTGTCCcagactatgtgtgtgtgttagacatTGATTTGCTGGAACTGGCCATAACGACTTGGAAAGGAACTGACTCAAGTAAACTGGTTAGTTTCATGCTAACCATTAATGGCTATGTTGAAGACTTAAAACCATTTGACTTATATTATTGACTTATGGtgcattttttgtaaaataatataaataacttaATAAAAGTCTTATTAACTTAGTATTTGTCTTTATGATTATTTCCAGACTCAGCCGCTGTTTGAGCTTCGTTGTTCTAATAATGTAGTTCACGTACACACCTGTGCGGACTCGTGCGCTGCTCTAGTTAACATGCTGCAGTACCTGGTTTCCCAAGGGGATCTACACCCTCCCCCTCGCCACACATCCCCCACGGAGATCGCCGGACAGAAACTTCTGGTGAGATTTGTCTTTTAAAGCTGTACTAATGCTTCTTTCCACCCATTTGTATTTAACCCTAAAATATCTGTGTTTTAGCTGTCAGAAAGTCCCGCATCCCTTCCGTCCTGTCCACCAGCAGAGACAGCAGAGATTAACCAATGCGACCTCACAGATGCCTTGATTGATACAGAGAGAATCTTACAGGAAGAGACACAAGATTCTGGTGAGACTTTGGCAGTTGCTTATACAGATCCAAGGCATATAACAGAGAATGTAGAAATCaggttattgttttgttttatgtataTCTTTAATAGATTTGAAAATagtttattttagattatatTTTGACTAGTTTGTGGTTGATAAgatgttttgtaaaaaaaagtctctaatGCTTATGACAAAAAAACTGTGAAAACTGCAATATTATTactatgtaaaataactgttttctattgtaacatattttaaaattttaatttaccTTACTCTTCAGTATCACCTTCAGAAATCTGTTTTGGCGCTCAAGAaacttttcttattattattaatgttgaaaacagttgtgctgcttcatattttaattagggccgggactcgattaaaaaaattaatctaattaattagaggctttgtaattaattaatcgaaattaatcgcattttaatcgcatataaatatttgacctgagaacaatgagaagtaatttttcacatgtatttttagtataccattgaataataaCTGaaaacataagcttaatcaacaaaatattgtttatttatttcagtccagcagaccagtgcaatgtttgccattaagttaagtaaaagcatatttgtgatatttgaggctcgatgtgctgcggtgatacgcaaattccttgttgtatagcttgcacactaccatgctcttgacgacgcttccattctttcgttttttaaaacaaaatttcccatccacggggccaagcaaagcagtctcatcagcttcttcgttcatgttcacgcatgccctgcgtctcaatcagctccctagttccctagtcggggcactgatcaagacataagtcaatgggctgactccctgatcagtgccctgactactgaactagggagcggattgagacgcacccatggtttgttgttgtagttgtcgcgctagttggtgttccagtataatcggtccgtcgaaactgattcattgaaaaacgttccgcagggcaaaaataaatgcggttaatttttttatttttttgcgtaattaattaacgcgttaaagttacgtaattaattaatcttaattaacgcgttaaagtcccggccctaattttAATGGAAacctttaatttaaaatgtctttactatgACTTTTGATCAACTTAATtaatccttgctaaataaatgtatttatttctcaaccttTAAAATGGTATTGATTATTccattctgtgtatttgaccagCAGGTTCGCCTTCCATCCGGCGAGCCTCACCTGTCTCAGTCTATCTGTTCCCGGGAGAAGCCCCCAAGCTCCGCCCTTCTGTTCTAGAAGGGGAGGAGTCTGATATTGATGGACTGGTCACCACAGCTATGGAAGCTCAAGCAGATATGATGTCAGAGGAAGGCTCAGAGTGTTCCACCGACAATGATGATTTCTGCATCCTTGAGGCTCCTGG from Pseudorasbora parva isolate DD20220531a chromosome 11, ASM2467924v1, whole genome shotgun sequence harbors:
- the atg2a gene encoding autophagy-related protein 2 homolog A isoform X2, which translates into the protein MSRWLFPWSGSIKKRACRYLLQHYLGHFLEERLSLDQLSLDLYNGSGVISEINLDVWAVNELLESLGAPLEIVEGFVNSIAVTIPWAALVTEHCTLEITGLQITCRPKYRTNGNWDSQGWSSCMTSSMQLAQECLKDPPEASEEPPAPLEGLEMFAQTIETVLRRIKVTFLDTIVRVEHHSPDAEAGVALEMRIKRVDYCDEAVRDSSQTVPVDIHQPPAFLHKILQLNSVQLLYETLGGSQGLIHSDVMASSRETDKTDEDDGDDDASDAPQSLHPTQKPPEPLLIGQCSGFIETTVKIKQNEMLPGPKFELDGKVGCLHLLLSPSQITQLTDLLSSLCIETSEGSGGVGVSGGGVSRPLGSDDLRLIEEDLSKQLNSEMYDRDLEEDTEPYIISMENGEMFYSMGPGYMTSSVLSTRSGSELSDSDMESSIHSQSSLAQANPPQGMLNCPRRYPVPGSLSSLPQCSRPPKRSSRSGQTEPLKPDSLLRLSLGGVTLTLLEQDPPPGPDGLSSLAEVSQLFFRELAFFKDSMFGERDFQNLRGSFAKACAHSHIRVTGAAVQLACEMRSAGRHIRATTSDLSFSRLELLECLWDSGSPQYTELLQFQSAGLFTMGTTARPCAQFHHSLSEKHMRKSGSRRRVVRRDSSLQVELGELSSELDLDILGRLEDILQALSHCPSPPQRNTVHAAESHLLELHSSLLLHSPYAVLKVRFPIPDLRPPGLRRPLSQRAVRNEILSLQISNLELKSQQGPDIEQDGPCNPGAKLTKLLEACFTDLHGVFEGWEGEAFPCIRVQKSPDPQNPDGIPRIQVRVSEGAGSDSVGVCEGVNRDLGLGSMSLENPCELREKNSSPFSSNRTMFETEEMVIPADPEEMEEFQSQCICQCQYVVDITFPVAYILLPSKEAFLSIYNRINNDLLMWEPPPPPPSPPPAPPSSFQSSRSPSHQQKLEDDEFYLCKSAFRLESDSEEEEPHFYSAKQSKRRKQLEPQSSHALSLLCLTVLIGKGRLQAITDSKNEAGRKVDLCHGELILDLEGGKIFSVTQHQNNPNLNFLTIESKRVELYHKAEVPDSPIPVKLEMPRFTCPGHLDPTIYPTEVGVSSVSGRETGVQMLSTAIQITLDLERNVKEFLVALRLHGATLRHHMALTNHSWHEQIVDFLDVIDDDILGYTAPAVITVLHTHLATCAVDYRPLYLPLRVLFTAESFSLSSNIIVDTATFHLRFILDDSALYLSDKCESETVDLRRDYVCVLDIDLLELAITTWKGTDSSKLTQPLFELRCSNNVVHVHTCADSCAALVNMLQYLVSQGDLHPPPRHTSPTEIAGQKLLLSESPASLPSCPPAETAEINQCDLTDALIDTERILQEETQDSGSPSIRRASPVSVYLFPGEAPKLRPSVLEGEESDIDGLVTTAMEAQADMMSEEGSECSTDNDDFCILEAPGMGIPPRDGEPVVTVLSQGPIKVRDGYYSRPRGSSDLLRAPTRFPVPQNRVVLREVSVVWHLYGGKDFGGKPSSAHTPHSHKVRSAAPGARGSPSRSAVPSRPQNSWRWVGGSGRQHTLLMEIQLTKVSFQHETYPVVMPPAAGPDADVPGLGEQPISRQVFIVQELEVRDRLASSQINKFLYLHTSESMPRRAHSNMLTVKALQVMPESGLGGPECCLRVSLLPLRLNIDQDALFFLKDFFSSMAAGVNPYLPVDLAAEVRTDAPQKASDDTDPASGLGHDLAASVETTYSEQSSSSAGSSSSSDQPIYFREFRFTSEVPIWLDYQGKHVVIEQGTFAGILIGLAQLNCSELKLKRLCCRHGLLGVDKVIQYAVNEWLTDIRKNQLPGILGGVGPMHSVVQLFHGVRDLFWMPIEQYRKDGRIIRGLQRGAASFGTSTASAALELSNRLVQAIQATAETVYDILSPTPPLTRYITEGRPTPRPRRTPQPADLREGVAKAYDTVREGVIDTAQTLCDVASRGHEQKGLPGAVGGVLRQIPPTVVRPLIVASEATSNLLGGMRNQIKPDARKEDFLKWRTEVGQE